One region of Oryza sativa Japonica Group chromosome 5, ASM3414082v1 genomic DNA includes:
- the LOC4339002 gene encoding ATP-dependent zinc metalloprotease FTSH 8, mitochondrial — MSLASLARALSRRSAPSSSRARQGFSLGGLGGTTRSPPPPSSPLPSLHGGEGGGLGLGFVRGYLTAALGRPAAVKAGTDWRSILANPQFRRLFSDGSKKNYENYYPKGKKEAPKGDGSNKSDSKQDSSTDDQWNFQETASKQLQNFLAPLLFLGLMLSSLSSSSSDQKEISFQEFKNKLLEPGLVDRIVVSNKSVAKVYVRSSPQSNSQGQNTDAIITTNDVPSKHTPSRYKYYFNIGSVDSFEEKLEEAQEALGVDPHDFVPVTYVAEVNWFQEVMRFAPTVFLVGLIYLMSKRMQSGFNIGGGPGKGGRGIFNIGKAQVTKMDKNSKNKVFFKDVAGCDEAKQEIMEFVHFLKNPKKYEELGAKIPKGALLVGPPGTGKTLLAKATAGESGVPFLSISGSDFMEMFVGVGPSRVRNLFQEARQCAPSIIFIDEIDAIGRARGRGGFSGSNDERESTLNQLLVEMDGFGTTSGVVVLAGTNRPDILDKALLRPGRFDRQITIDKPDIKGRDQIFRIYLKKLKLDNEPSFYSQRLAALTPGFAGADIANVCNEAALIAARSEETQITMQHFESAIDRIIGGLEKKNKVISKLERRTVAYHESGHAVAGWFLEHAEPLLKVTIVPRGTAALGFAQYVPNENLLMTKEQLFDMTCMTLGGRAAEEVLIGRISTGAQNDLEKVTKMTYAQVAVYGFSEKVGLLSFPQRDDGFEMTKPYSNQTASIIDDEVREWVGKAYKKTVELITEHKEQVAKIAEMLLEKEVLHQDDLVRVLGERPFKASEPTNYDLFKQGFQDEEDSKNQEAAKTPQPDDDGTPSLGEVVPT, encoded by the exons atgagccTCGCCTCGCTCGCCCGCGCGCTCTCCCGCCGCtccgcgccctcctcctcccgcgcgcgccAG GGTTTCTCCCTCGGTGGGCTAGGTGGGACcaccaggtcgccgccgccgccgtcgtcgccgctcccaTCGCTCCATGGCGGGGAGGGCGGTGGGCTGGGATTGGGATTCGTCCGCGGGTACCTGACGGCGGCGCTGGGGAGGCCCGCCGCGGTGAAGGCTGGGACAGACTGGAGGTCCATCCTCGCGAACCCGCAGTTCCGGAGGCTCTTCTCTGACGGGTCCAAGAAGA atTACGAGAACTACTACCCCAAGGGCAAGAAGGAGGCGCCGAAGGGGGATGGGAGTAACAAGTCTGATTCGAAGC AAGATTCAAGTACAGACGATCAATGGAATTTCCAGGAGACTGCCTCAAAGCAATTGCAAAATTTTCTGGCACCTCTACTGTTTCTTGGACTGATGCTCTCGTCCTTGTCGTCGAGCTCATCAGACCAAAAGGAG ATAAGCTTCCAGGAATTCAAGAATAAGCTACTAGAACCTGGTTTAGTTGACCGCATTGTTGTTTCAAATAAATCAGTGGCAAAGGTCTATGTCAGGAGTTCACCACAGTCGAACAGCCAAGGTCAGAACACTGATGCCATCATTACCACCAATGATGTTCCGAGCAAGCATACTCCCAGCAGATACAAGTATTACTTCAATATTGGAAGTGttgattcctttgaagaaaagTTAGAGGAAGCCCAGGAAGCTTTGGGAGTAGATCCACATGATTTTGTTCCAGTAACTTATGTTGCTGAAGTGAATTGGTTCCAAGAAGTAATGAGATTTGCCCCAACAGTCTTTCTTGTTGGGCTAATATATTTGATGAGCAAAAGAATGCAGAGTGGTTTTAATATTGGAGGTGGACCTGGCAAGGGTGGCCGTGGTATTTTTAATATTGGAAAAGCTCAGGTGACGAAGATGGACAAAAATTCCAAAAACAAG GTGTTTTTTAAGGATGTAGCTGGTTGTGATGAAGCTAAGCAAGAAATAATGGAGTTTGTGCATTTCCTTAAGAATCCCAAGAAGTATGAAGAGTTAGGAGCTAAGATACCAAAAGGTGCCTTGCTTGTGGGTCCTCCTGGAACAGGCAAGACTCTGCTTGCCAAAGCTACAGCAGGAGAGTCTGGTGTGCCCTTCCTGTCTATTTCTGGATCAGATTTCATGGAAATGTTTGTTGGGGTTGGACCATCCAGGGTACGGAACTTATTCCAAGAAGCTCGGCAATGTGCTCCCAGTATTATATTTATTGATGAGATCGATGCGATTGGTCGTGCAAGAGGCCGTGGAGGGTTTTCTGGTTCAAATGATGAGCGTGAAAGTACTTTGAACCAGCTGCTTGTAGAGATGGATGGGTTTGGTACAACTTCTGGTGTTGTTGTTCTTGCTGGTACAAATAGGCCTGATATTTTAGATAAAGCCTTGCTAAGGCCTGGAAGATTTGATCGCCAAATAACAATAGACAAGCCAGATATAAAGGGCCGTGATCAAATATTCCGCATATATCTTAAAAAACTTAAACTTGACAATGAGCCATCATTTTATTCGCAAAGGCTAGCGGCTTTGACACCTGGATTTGCAGGAGCTGACATTGCCAATGTTTGTAATGAAGCTGCTTTAATTGCTGCGAGAAGTGAGGAAACTCAGATTACCATGCAACATTTTGAATCTGCAATTGATAGAATTATTGGTGGTTTGGAGAAGAAAAACAAG GTCATCAGCAAACTGGAGCGCCGCACTGTTGCTTACCATGAATCTGGTCATGCTGTTGCTGGATGGTTTTTAGAGCATGCAGAGCCTCTTCTGAAAGTTACAATTGTTCCCCGTGGAACAGCTGCTTTAGGATTTGCACAGTATGTTCCAAATGAAAATCTTTTGATGACAAAAGAACAGCTTTTTGATATGACATGCATGACATTAGGTGGCCGAGCTGCAGAGGAG GTTTTGATTGGAAGGATCTCCACTGGTGCTCAGAATGACCTGGAGAAAGTTACCAAAATGACCTATGCGCAGGTTGCTGTATACGGTTTCAGCGAAAAGGTTGGGCTTCTGTCCTTCCCTCAGAGGGACGATGGCTTTGAAATGACCAAACCTTACAGCAACCAAACAGCATCCATCATCGACGATGAGGTGAGGGAATGGGTTGGCAAGGCGTACAAAAAAACAGTGGAACTGATAACTGAGCACAAGGAGCAAGTCGCCAAAATCGCTGAAATGCTGCTTGAGAAGGAGGTCCTCCACCAGGACGATTTGGTTAGGGTATTAGGAGAACGGCCTTTCAAGGCATCCGAGCCAACTAACTACGACCTCTTCAAGCAAGGGTTCCAGGATGAAGAAGACAGCAAGAACCAAGAGGCGGCCAAAACCCCTCAGCCTGATGATGACGGAACACCCTCGCTTGGCGAGGTTGTACCCACGTAA